A region of Myxococcus stipitatus DSM 14675 DNA encodes the following proteins:
- a CDS encoding ABC-F family ATP-binding cassette domain-containing protein: protein MFNVINVSKAYGPKKLFEEVNVAFSPGRRYGLTGPNGAGKSTFMKILAGDEEADMGSIIRPRKLGILRQDHFRYEETRVLDVVLMGNKPLWEAMSEKNQLLAKSDITEEDGNRLGELEGVIAEEDGYSAESDAATLLAGLGIEEPFHEGPMRQLTGGLKLRVLLAQALFGKPEGLLLDEPTNNLDIDSIRWLENFLHEFEGVLVTISHDRHFLNSICTHIADIDYEAIIQYTGGYDDMVRQKAQLRTRVESETAEKKKKIAQLQDFVARFSAGTRASQVQSRIKQIEKLKSDDLKRSNIARPFIRFDQKVVSGRQTLMVEGISKSFDGEKVIRPFNALVCKGERICVIGRNGVGKSTLVRMIANQLESDTGKIVWGHQATVGYLPQDHHGAVRKGTTCFGWLRDLHDKLTNEEISGVLGRMLFSGEERMKNTDTLSGGETVRLLLSKLMIMQDNVLVLDEPTNHLDLESISALAEGLQKFEGTVIVVTHDQELISEVATRIWSLQAGKEVLDFNGPYSEFREKHADIVTNRR, encoded by the coding sequence ATGTTCAACGTCATCAACGTCTCCAAGGCCTACGGGCCCAAGAAGCTCTTCGAGGAGGTCAACGTCGCCTTCTCCCCGGGCCGCCGCTACGGCCTGACCGGCCCCAACGGGGCGGGCAAGTCCACGTTCATGAAGATCCTCGCCGGAGACGAGGAAGCCGACATGGGCAGCATCATCCGCCCGCGCAAGCTGGGCATCCTCCGCCAGGACCACTTCCGCTACGAGGAGACCCGCGTCCTCGACGTGGTGCTCATGGGCAACAAGCCCCTGTGGGAGGCCATGTCGGAGAAGAACCAGCTGCTCGCCAAGTCCGACATCACCGAGGAGGACGGCAACCGCCTGGGTGAGCTGGAGGGTGTCATCGCGGAGGAGGACGGCTACTCCGCGGAGAGCGACGCGGCCACGCTGCTCGCGGGTCTGGGCATCGAGGAGCCCTTCCACGAAGGGCCCATGCGCCAGCTCACCGGCGGCTTGAAGCTGCGCGTGCTGCTCGCCCAGGCCCTGTTCGGCAAGCCCGAGGGATTGCTCCTCGACGAGCCCACGAACAACCTCGATATCGACTCCATCCGCTGGCTGGAGAACTTCCTCCACGAGTTCGAGGGCGTGCTCGTCACCATCAGCCACGACCGGCACTTCCTCAACTCCATCTGCACGCACATCGCGGACATCGACTACGAGGCCATCATCCAGTACACGGGTGGCTACGACGACATGGTCCGGCAGAAGGCCCAGCTGCGCACCCGCGTCGAGTCCGAGACGGCGGAGAAGAAGAAGAAGATCGCCCAGCTCCAGGACTTCGTCGCCCGCTTCAGCGCCGGCACGCGCGCCTCCCAGGTGCAGAGCCGCATCAAGCAGATCGAGAAGCTCAAGTCGGACGACCTCAAGCGCTCCAACATCGCGCGCCCGTTCATCCGCTTCGACCAGAAGGTCGTCAGCGGCCGGCAGACGCTCATGGTGGAGGGCATCAGCAAGTCCTTCGACGGTGAGAAGGTCATCCGCCCCTTCAACGCGCTGGTGTGCAAGGGCGAGCGGATCTGCGTCATCGGCCGCAACGGCGTGGGCAAGTCCACCCTGGTGCGCATGATTGCCAACCAGCTGGAGTCCGACACCGGCAAGATTGTCTGGGGCCACCAGGCCACCGTCGGCTACCTGCCGCAGGACCACCACGGCGCCGTGCGCAAGGGCACCACCTGCTTCGGGTGGCTGCGCGACCTGCACGACAAGCTCACGAACGAGGAGATCTCCGGCGTGCTCGGCCGGATGCTCTTCTCCGGCGAGGAGCGCATGAAGAACACGGACACCCTCTCCGGTGGTGAGACGGTGCGCCTGCTGCTCTCCAAGCTGATGATCATGCAGGACAACGTCCTCGTGCTCGACGAGCCCACCAACCACCTGGACCTCGAGTCCATCTCCGCGCTCGCCGAGGGCCTCCAGAAGTTCGAGGGCACGGTCATCGTCGTGACGCACGACCAGGAGCTCATCTCCGAGGTCGCCACCCGCATCTGGTCGCTCCAGGCGGGCAAGGAGGTCCTCGACTTCAACGGCCCGTACTCCGAATTCCGCGAGAAGCACGCGGACATCGTGACGAACCGCCGCTGA
- a CDS encoding sigma-70 family RNA polymerase sigma factor, giving the protein MADVPSPPKTPLTGLTEQQQAQSILREMEEHRTALTGHCYRMLGSVSEAEDAVQETFIRALKHQDQFEGRSSLRTWLYRIGTRVCIDLLGERNRRARPMELHPPFELDAPLGEKPAAEWVEPVPDALVLPSNATPAELVMMRQSIRLAFVAALQHLPPRQRAVLILTEVVEWSAVEVAAALDMTVAAVNSALQRARATLATRDLSAPRGPLTEDETSLVQKYVDAFERYDMDALSALLHHDVTMSMPPLELWLRGPEKVCAWMLGRGAGCKGSRHIATLACGAPAFAQYKPGGPNGTYTPWSLTVLEIEDGRIVALNYFLDVMTLFPRFGLPLELPAL; this is encoded by the coding sequence ATGGCCGACGTCCCTTCCCCCCCGAAGACACCCCTGACGGGCCTCACCGAGCAGCAGCAGGCCCAGAGCATCCTCCGCGAGATGGAGGAGCACCGCACCGCGCTCACGGGCCACTGCTACCGGATGCTGGGCTCCGTCTCCGAAGCGGAAGATGCCGTGCAGGAGACCTTCATCCGGGCCCTGAAGCATCAGGACCAGTTCGAGGGCCGATCCTCCCTGCGCACCTGGCTGTACCGCATCGGCACCCGCGTCTGCATCGACCTCCTGGGCGAGCGCAACCGCCGGGCCCGGCCCATGGAGCTGCACCCGCCCTTCGAGCTGGACGCGCCGCTGGGAGAGAAGCCCGCGGCCGAGTGGGTGGAGCCCGTGCCGGACGCGCTCGTGCTGCCGTCGAACGCGACGCCCGCGGAGCTGGTGATGATGCGGCAGAGCATCCGGCTGGCCTTCGTCGCCGCGCTCCAGCACCTGCCTCCGCGCCAGCGCGCGGTGTTGATTCTCACCGAGGTGGTGGAGTGGTCCGCCGTCGAGGTCGCCGCGGCGCTCGACATGACGGTCGCCGCCGTCAACAGCGCGCTGCAGCGGGCCCGGGCCACGCTGGCCACGCGGGACTTGAGCGCGCCGCGCGGCCCGCTGACGGAGGATGAGACGTCCCTGGTGCAGAAGTACGTCGACGCGTTCGAGCGCTACGACATGGACGCGCTCAGCGCGCTCCTGCACCACGACGTCACCATGTCCATGCCGCCGCTGGAGCTGTGGCTGCGGGGTCCGGAGAAGGTCTGCGCCTGGATGCTGGGACGAGGCGCCGGGTGCAAAGGCTCCCGCCACATCGCCACCCTGGCGTGCGGCGCTCCCGCCTTCGCCCAGTACAAGCCCGGGGGGCCCAACGGCACCTACACGCCCTGGTCCCTCACCGTGCTGGAAATCGAGGACGGCCGCATCGTCGCGCTCAACTACTTCCTGGACGTGATGACGCTGTTCCCTCGCTTCGGCCTGCCCCTGGAGCTGCCGGCGCTCTGA
- a CDS encoding VOC family protein: protein MATTNFRKVFINLPVKDLKRTNAFFTQLGFTFDARFCDDNATCMVLSPEAFVMLLSESRFKDFTKKQICDTGKSTEGIFALSASSREDVNQLVKKAVEAGGSYAADPVDHGFMYGWSFFDLDGHHWEVVYMDMNALPQ, encoded by the coding sequence ATGGCTACGACGAACTTCCGCAAGGTCTTCATCAACCTCCCCGTGAAGGACCTGAAGCGCACCAACGCGTTCTTCACGCAGCTGGGCTTCACCTTCGACGCCCGCTTCTGTGACGACAACGCGACGTGCATGGTCCTCAGCCCGGAGGCCTTCGTCATGCTGCTCTCCGAGTCGCGCTTCAAGGACTTCACCAAGAAGCAGATCTGCGACACGGGCAAGTCGACGGAGGGCATCTTCGCGCTGTCCGCGTCCAGCCGGGAAGACGTCAACCAGCTGGTGAAGAAGGCGGTGGAGGCGGGCGGCTCGTACGCGGCGGACCCGGTGGACCACGGCTTCATGTACGGCTGGAGCTTCTTCGACTTGGATGGCCACCACTGGGAGGTCGTCTACATGGACATGAACGCGCTGCCCCAGTGA
- a CDS encoding Rrf2 family transcriptional regulator produces MNSRFTMAAHIVAMLSKCACSDAGPLTSEAMARSIQTNPVVVRRLLGDLARAGLVETKRGARGGVTLAKRSDEITLRDIYEAVEEGSEIFGRHPVGPAPDCDIGPCVAQYLEGVFGRAEAALKESLERTTVAQMSSDLTALFQSLSPPEDPKG; encoded by the coding sequence GTGAACAGCCGATTCACCATGGCGGCCCACATCGTCGCGATGCTCTCGAAGTGCGCGTGCAGCGACGCGGGCCCGCTCACGTCCGAGGCCATGGCGCGCAGCATCCAGACGAATCCCGTGGTGGTGCGCAGGCTCTTGGGAGACCTGGCGCGGGCGGGGCTGGTGGAGACGAAGCGGGGGGCTCGCGGCGGCGTGACGCTGGCCAAGCGCAGCGACGAAATCACCCTGCGGGATATCTACGAGGCGGTGGAGGAGGGCAGCGAAATCTTCGGCCGCCACCCCGTCGGGCCCGCCCCGGACTGCGACATCGGGCCGTGCGTGGCCCAATACCTGGAAGGCGTCTTCGGCCGCGCGGAGGCGGCGCTCAAGGAGAGCCTGGAGCGCACCACCGTCGCGCAGATGTCCTCGGACCTCACCGCGCTCTTCCAGTCGCTCAGCCCTCCGGAGGACCCGAAGGGCTGA